One region of Candidatus Peribacteraceae bacterium genomic DNA includes:
- a CDS encoding type IV secretion system DNA-binding domain-containing protein, which translates to MVNVLLRIRPSLPDPDDTLSAARGPLMMEAVLSAMHSLKGPDATVCLEMGVSEGKISLYVRSTRRAAALIESQLYAHYPDAEIEEVPADLLDPKEGEVAVSTDLMLGGPEVLPIKRYPQFIDLVTRQHVDTVAGMASSLVRYPAPGMRGHIQVVLRPLGPRYRRRALAFIPLLVKGLSKQLPWYAKLFCSVHLARGWRRLFLFPLDMVMGGFRTWFINPMALAMMTEEDARAGEADEDHRVSMRSHEREDAETAAVDKMNRLLFLGNVRLSVVAPAAAQAQAEAKVDEITSGFRPFTLPQCNGFQESAKKTGTTLHHGFRAQPYVLSVEEAATLWHVPNILVKTPNFDWVMYRKVEPPVDLPIVGDPPDPDLTVLGEAVFRGERKKFGIRTDDRRRHMYIIGKTGMGKSVLLENMIRSDILAGKGVAVIDPHGDLVDAALRFIPSGRTNDVILFDPADREFPISFNMLNCPDPAQHTLVASGLMSIFKKLWPDAFSGRMEYILRNTLLALIEAENNSMLGILRMFVDDPFRAKILERVTNHLVKTFWEDEYTSWSEKYRTEAIAAIQNKIGQLVSTPLIRNIVGQVTSTVDIRHAMDTGKIILMNLSKGKLGEDNAAFLGSMMVTKFQLDAMSRADVPESERKDFYLYVDEFQNFATESFATILSEARKYRLNLTMANQYVNQLLFGEKNNTTLKDAIFGNVGSLLCFQIGSDDAEPLSEQFEEVVSPKDILSLPKYHAYLRLMIKGIPSKPFSVSTLPPPEAEEDPKRVDVIRKLSRERYTERVTMVEEKIGKWLSSSKAAKTQAKVAVKAKEKEEEELKKARRKGMSLEQYRKWRDRELWTNEFNALRKKQFVGETLTVEEQKNFSDLEKKLVDSGGVPPPSKTLMAAKEAQK; encoded by the coding sequence ATGGTAAACGTCCTGCTCCGGATCCGCCCTTCCCTGCCCGATCCGGACGATACCCTCAGCGCCGCGCGCGGCCCCCTGATGATGGAGGCGGTGCTCTCGGCCATGCACTCGCTCAAGGGCCCCGACGCCACGGTGTGCTTGGAAATGGGCGTGAGCGAAGGGAAGATCTCGCTCTACGTCCGCTCCACCCGGCGCGCCGCCGCGTTGATCGAGAGCCAGCTCTACGCCCACTATCCCGATGCGGAAATCGAGGAAGTGCCGGCGGATCTGCTCGATCCCAAGGAGGGGGAAGTGGCCGTATCCACCGACCTCATGCTCGGCGGGCCCGAAGTGCTCCCCATCAAACGCTATCCGCAATTCATCGATCTCGTCACGCGGCAGCACGTGGACACGGTGGCGGGGATGGCTTCCTCGCTCGTCCGCTACCCCGCACCGGGCATGCGCGGCCATATCCAGGTGGTCCTCCGGCCCCTGGGGCCGCGGTACCGGCGACGCGCCCTTGCCTTCATTCCACTCCTCGTCAAAGGCCTTTCCAAGCAGCTGCCCTGGTACGCCAAGCTCTTCTGTTCCGTGCACCTCGCCCGCGGCTGGCGGCGGCTCTTCCTCTTCCCGTTGGACATGGTCATGGGCGGCTTCCGGACATGGTTCATCAACCCCATGGCCTTGGCGATGATGACGGAAGAGGATGCGCGTGCGGGAGAAGCGGATGAGGACCACCGCGTGAGCATGCGCAGCCACGAGCGGGAAGACGCAGAGACGGCCGCCGTGGATAAAATGAACAGGCTCCTCTTCCTGGGAAACGTCCGCCTGAGCGTGGTGGCGCCCGCCGCAGCGCAGGCACAGGCGGAAGCCAAAGTGGACGAAATCACCTCCGGCTTCCGCCCCTTCACGTTGCCGCAGTGCAACGGCTTCCAGGAGAGCGCCAAGAAGACGGGCACCACCCTTCATCACGGCTTCCGTGCACAGCCGTACGTCCTCTCCGTGGAAGAGGCGGCCACCTTGTGGCACGTGCCCAATATCCTCGTCAAGACGCCCAATTTCGACTGGGTGATGTACCGCAAGGTGGAACCGCCCGTCGATTTGCCCATTGTGGGCGACCCCCCGGATCCCGACCTCACGGTGCTGGGGGAGGCGGTGTTCCGCGGCGAACGGAAGAAGTTCGGCATCCGCACCGATGACCGCCGCCGCCACATGTACATCATCGGGAAGACGGGGATGGGGAAGTCCGTCCTGCTGGAGAACATGATCCGCTCGGACATCCTGGCGGGGAAAGGCGTTGCGGTGATCGATCCGCACGGGGACTTGGTGGATGCCGCGCTGCGGTTCATCCCCTCCGGCCGCACGAACGATGTGATTCTCTTCGACCCCGCGGACCGCGAGTTCCCCATCTCTTTCAACATGCTCAACTGCCCCGATCCCGCGCAGCACACGCTCGTGGCGTCCGGGTTGATGAGCATCTTCAAGAAGCTCTGGCCGGACGCCTTCTCCGGCCGCATGGAGTACATCCTCCGGAACACGCTCCTTGCGCTCATAGAAGCCGAAAACAACTCCATGTTGGGCATCCTCCGCATGTTCGTGGACGATCCCTTCCGTGCCAAGATCCTGGAGCGCGTCACCAACCATCTCGTGAAGACCTTCTGGGAGGACGAGTACACCAGTTGGTCCGAGAAGTACCGCACGGAGGCCATTGCGGCCATCCAGAACAAGATCGGGCAGCTCGTCTCCACGCCGCTCATCCGCAACATCGTGGGACAGGTCACCTCCACCGTGGACATCCGGCACGCCATGGACACGGGGAAGATCATCCTCATGAACCTCTCCAAGGGGAAATTGGGGGAGGATAACGCCGCTTTCCTGGGTTCGATGATGGTCACCAAGTTCCAGCTGGACGCCATGAGCCGGGCGGACGTTCCCGAGAGCGAGCGGAAGGATTTCTACCTCTACGTGGACGAGTTCCAGAACTTCGCCACGGAATCCTTCGCCACCATCCTCAGCGAGGCGCGCAAGTACCGCCTCAACCTGACCATGGCCAACCAGTACGTGAACCAGCTCCTCTTCGGCGAGAAGAACAACACCACCCTCAAGGACGCCATTTTCGGCAACGTGGGCTCGCTCCTGTGCTTCCAGATCGGTTCGGACGATGCGGAACCCCTCAGCGAGCAGTTTGAGGAGGTGGTGTCACCCAAGGATATCCTCAGCCTCCCCAAGTACCACGCGTACCTGCGTCTGATGATCAAGGGAATCCCCAGCAAACCCTTCTCCGTGAGCACGCTGCCGCCTCCGGAAGCGGAGGAGGATCCCAAGCGTGTGGACGTGATCCGCAAGCTCTCGCGGGAGCGCTACACCGAGCGCGTGACCATGGTGGAGGAGAAGATCGGCAAGTGGCTGTCCTCGAGCAAGGCGGCAAAAACGCAGGCTAAGGTGGCGGTGAAGGCCAAGGAGAAGGAGGAGGAAGAGCTCAAGAAGGCCCGCAGGAAGGGGATGAGCCTGGAGCAGTACCGCAAATGGCGCGACAGGGAGCTGTGGACGAACGAGTTCAATGCGTTGCGCAAGAAGCAGTTCGTGGGCGAAACGCTCACGGTGGAGGAGCAGAAGAACTTCTCCGATCTGGAGAAGAAATTGGTGGATTCAGGCGGCGTGCCGCCGCCGAGCAAGACGTTGATGGCGGCGAAGGAAGCGCAAAAGTAA
- a CDS encoding thioredoxin family protein, with product MHRTLSLLSAALVLTLLAPAAGSARRIETLSNASSSSSTASSVVKTTGRGSSHRALLRAKRLEWKERAEGNRPLPSSSSSAKSGSFLFAPYTDGVLDEGQSALLFFCGTWSRQCQGMDKLLEEWSEARKFVVPVYRVDYDTAKALRAQYGVRYVNSYAHVDGKGTLIRLYRNPPEATVKHIAYDE from the coding sequence ATGCACCGCACTCTCTCCCTCCTCTCCGCCGCCCTCGTCCTTACGCTCCTCGCGCCCGCCGCGGGTTCCGCGCGCCGCATCGAAACGCTCTCCAATGCCAGCTCCTCCTCTTCCACTGCGAGCAGCGTGGTGAAAACCACGGGACGGGGCTCCAGCCACCGCGCCCTCCTGCGTGCCAAGAGGCTGGAATGGAAAGAGCGCGCGGAAGGCAACAGGCCTCTCCCCTCTTCCAGTTCCTCCGCCAAATCCGGTTCGTTCCTCTTCGCGCCGTACACGGATGGCGTGCTGGACGAAGGGCAGAGCGCGCTCCTCTTCTTCTGCGGCACGTGGTCGCGGCAGTGCCAGGGGATGGATAAGCTGTTGGAGGAGTGGTCGGAAGCACGAAAGTTCGTAGTCCCCGTCTACAGGGTGGATTACGACACTGCCAAAGCCCTCCGCGCACAGTACGGCGTGCGGTACGTCAATTCCTACGCCCATGTGGACGGCAAGGGTACCCTCATCCGCCTCTACCGCAATCCGCCGGAAGCTACGGTGAAGCACATCGCGTACGACGAGTAG
- the glyA gene encoding serine hydroxymethyltransferase produces the protein MAYLSALQQTDPEIRDLIIAEEQRQWNVIRLIPSENYASSAVLEASGSALTNIYSEGYPGKRYYEGQQITDQVETLAIERAKKAFGMDHANVQPYSGSPANMAVYHGVLQSGDTILGLALPQGGHLTHGWKVNFSGKQYHSVPYELDPKTERLDYDAILKLAREAKPKLIVAGYTAYPRIIEWEKFRAICDEVGAIFHADISHITGLILGGAHPSPFPMADTGMTTSHKSLRGPRGALIVCKAQYAQGIDKAIMPGLQGGPHNQTTAAIAVAFKEAEKPEFKAYAAQIVANAKALAERLLSHGFRLVTGGTDNHLILFETFKSKGILGRDASRALDRAGIVANCNLVPYDTNSPMNPSGVRVGTPAVTSRGMKEAEMAKIGDWMDEVLAHAGDEKVLARVKGEVAELCKSFPCPGIDPNNWE, from the coding sequence ATGGCTTACCTTTCCGCTCTGCAGCAGACTGATCCGGAAATCCGGGATTTGATCATCGCGGAAGAGCAGAGACAATGGAACGTCATTCGCCTCATTCCCTCAGAAAACTACGCTTCCAGCGCGGTGTTGGAAGCTTCCGGGAGCGCGCTCACGAACATCTATTCGGAAGGCTATCCCGGGAAGCGTTACTACGAGGGTCAGCAGATCACCGACCAAGTGGAGACGCTGGCCATTGAACGCGCGAAGAAGGCGTTCGGCATGGACCATGCGAACGTGCAGCCGTATTCGGGCAGTCCCGCAAACATGGCCGTCTACCACGGCGTCCTCCAGAGCGGCGACACCATCTTGGGCCTCGCGCTGCCCCAGGGCGGGCACCTGACGCACGGATGGAAAGTGAACTTCTCGGGTAAGCAGTACCATTCAGTCCCTTACGAGCTCGATCCCAAAACCGAACGTCTAGACTACGACGCCATCCTCAAGCTGGCCAGGGAAGCCAAGCCTAAGCTCATCGTAGCCGGGTATACGGCCTATCCCCGCATCATCGAATGGGAGAAGTTCCGCGCCATCTGCGATGAAGTGGGCGCCATCTTCCATGCGGACATCTCCCACATCACGGGCTTGATCCTGGGCGGCGCGCACCCCAGCCCCTTCCCCATGGCGGACACAGGCATGACCACTTCCCATAAGTCGCTGCGCGGCCCCCGCGGAGCGCTCATCGTGTGCAAAGCGCAGTATGCGCAAGGGATCGACAAGGCCATCATGCCGGGCTTGCAGGGCGGCCCGCACAACCAGACGACGGCAGCCATCGCCGTGGCTTTCAAGGAAGCGGAAAAACCGGAATTCAAGGCGTATGCCGCACAGATCGTGGCGAACGCCAAAGCCCTCGCGGAGCGCCTCCTCAGCCACGGCTTCCGGCTCGTTACGGGCGGCACCGACAACCACCTGATCCTGTTCGAGACCTTCAAGAGCAAGGGCATCCTGGGACGGGACGCTTCGCGTGCCCTGGACCGCGCCGGCATCGTGGCCAACTGCAATTTGGTCCCCTACGACACGAACTCCCCCATGAACCCCTCGGGCGTCCGCGTCGGCACTCCCGCCGTCACGTCCCGCGGGATGAAGGAAGCGGAAATGGCGAAGATCGGAGACTGGATGGACGAGGTGCTTGCGCATGCTGGGGATGAGAAAGTGCTCGCGCGCGTCAAAGGCGAAGTGGCGGAGCTCTGCAAGAGCTTCCCCTGCCCGGGGATCGACCCGAACAACTGGGAGTGA
- a CDS encoding 5-formyltetrahydrofolate cyclo-ligase produces the protein MRSFEEDADDSEDADEPVPSLSVTTPEQKLALRQNISKELSRLDARRKADESSAVCEHILQSLPPDTASLCAYLPLTDEVDLRPALEELLRSGIPLFLPLFDFDAGILTFHRVASLDEVRKGRNGLPEPPRDAPQADPSHITLVLAPGRAFDRSGGRLGRGKGGYDRWIAGQRKTNPSTRFLGIAFREQMVDRVPMDEHDERMDGVVTPEGRISTSPS, from the coding sequence ATGAGATCTTTTGAAGAGGATGCCGACGATTCCGAGGATGCCGATGAACCCGTTCCCTCCCTCTCCGTGACAACACCTGAACAGAAACTTGCGTTGCGGCAGAACATCTCCAAGGAACTCTCCCGTCTCGATGCGCGGCGGAAGGCCGATGAGAGTTCTGCGGTTTGCGAACATATCCTGCAGTCCCTTCCTCCGGACACAGCGAGCCTCTGCGCCTACCTCCCCCTTACTGATGAGGTGGATCTGCGCCCGGCGCTGGAGGAACTCCTCCGCTCGGGGATTCCCCTCTTCCTCCCTCTCTTCGATTTCGATGCGGGAATTCTGACGTTCCACCGGGTCGCGTCATTGGACGAGGTGCGGAAGGGACGCAACGGCCTGCCGGAACCGCCGCGGGATGCTCCGCAAGCCGATCCCTCGCACATCACCCTTGTCCTCGCCCCGGGCCGCGCCTTTGACCGTTCCGGTGGAAGGTTGGGGCGGGGAAAGGGCGGCTATGACCGATGGATCGCAGGGCAGCGGAAAACCAATCCTTCCACACGTTTCCTGGGTATCGCGTTCCGCGAGCAGATGGTGGACCGCGTCCCTATGGATGAGCATGATGAAAGGATGGATGGAGTGGTGACGCCGGAAGGAAGGATTTCCACGTCTCCCTCCTGA
- the dnaX gene encoding DNA polymerase III subunit gamma/tau, which yields MSLYRKYRPQTLADVVGQEHVVSTLEHAITQGQVAHAYLFAGSRGTGKTSVARILAKHLLTQRMEDEVLKRQTENGVVEGTIVDLVEIDAASNTGVDNIRDLIEKVQFSPVAASAKVYIIDEVHMLSKGAFNALLKTLEEPPPYAYFILATTELQKIPSTIQSRCQRFSFHQIREEDIIRRLQYIADREGITADRAALRAIARHAQGGMRDAISLLDQLRSLANVTAEEVQRRLGESGQEHVLPLLQALENGDREEVLRIVQHLEEAGIALETFVRQLLAEVRTRLHATVEARGSAEGHVRMLDVLLTVIRDIRIAPVPGLVLESALLRLCGEADETPPPKKEFRLLKKAKEEPAENKPAPAPQKESRAEAAEEAKNQALRTGAGQTKEKAPGKETLIEAPEVTLDAMAAVWPEIAAKAVPAALRMSLKNGRVTAVAGKTVTLSFASNFHRERVAQKEGIHMLEQLLHDHFKRPLRLECVLDEEKDVRPMADESLVDLAEAVNEIF from the coding sequence ATGTCGCTCTACCGGAAATACCGGCCTCAAACCCTCGCCGATGTGGTGGGCCAGGAACATGTGGTGAGCACGCTGGAACACGCCATCACGCAGGGCCAGGTGGCGCACGCCTACCTCTTCGCCGGTTCCCGCGGCACGGGCAAAACATCCGTGGCGCGCATCCTCGCCAAGCACCTGCTCACGCAGCGGATGGAGGACGAAGTGCTCAAGCGGCAGACCGAGAACGGCGTTGTTGAGGGCACTATCGTGGACCTCGTGGAAATCGACGCCGCGAGCAATACGGGCGTGGATAACATCCGCGACTTGATCGAGAAGGTCCAGTTTTCCCCGGTGGCCGCCAGCGCCAAGGTGTACATCATCGACGAGGTGCACATGCTCTCCAAAGGGGCGTTCAACGCGCTCCTCAAGACGCTGGAAGAGCCCCCGCCCTACGCATACTTCATCCTGGCCACCACCGAACTGCAGAAGATCCCCTCCACCATCCAATCGCGCTGCCAACGCTTCTCTTTCCATCAAATCCGGGAAGAAGACATCATCCGGCGGCTCCAGTACATCGCCGACCGGGAGGGCATCACGGCGGACCGCGCCGCCTTGCGCGCCATCGCCCGCCACGCGCAGGGGGGCATGCGGGACGCCATCTCCCTGCTCGACCAGCTGCGCTCCCTGGCGAACGTGACGGCGGAAGAAGTGCAGCGGCGCCTGGGAGAATCCGGACAGGAACACGTGCTGCCGCTGCTGCAGGCGCTGGAAAACGGGGACCGCGAGGAAGTGCTGCGCATCGTGCAACACTTGGAGGAAGCCGGCATCGCGCTGGAAACCTTCGTCCGGCAGCTCCTGGCGGAAGTGCGCACCCGGCTCCACGCCACCGTGGAAGCGCGGGGGTCCGCGGAAGGCCACGTGCGCATGCTGGATGTGCTCCTCACCGTCATCCGGGACATCCGCATCGCCCCCGTCCCCGGGTTGGTGCTGGAATCCGCCCTCCTGCGCCTCTGTGGAGAAGCGGATGAGACGCCCCCGCCCAAGAAGGAATTCCGCCTCCTCAAGAAAGCCAAGGAGGAGCCGGCGGAAAACAAGCCCGCACCGGCGCCCCAAAAGGAGTCACGGGCGGAAGCCGCGGAAGAGGCCAAGAACCAGGCGCTCCGCACCGGTGCAGGGCAAACGAAGGAGAAGGCGCCGGGGAAGGAGACCCTCATCGAAGCGCCCGAGGTGACACTCGATGCCATGGCGGCCGTCTGGCCGGAGATCGCGGCCAAGGCCGTCCCCGCCGCCCTCCGCATGTCCCTCAAGAACGGGCGTGTGACGGCGGTGGCCGGCAAGACGGTGACCCTCAGCTTCGCCAGTAACTTCCACCGCGAGCGCGTGGCGCAGAAGGAGGGCATCCACATGCTGGAGCAGCTTCTCCACGACCACTTCAAGCGTCCCCTGCGCCTGGAGTGCGTGCTGGATGAGGAGAAGGACGTGCGGCCGATGGCGGACGAGTCCCTGGTGGATTTGGCGGAAGCGGTGAATGAGATCTTTTGA
- a CDS encoding thioredoxin domain-containing protein has protein sequence MKKFLIATFLSLLLAACVDTTGLSAESSKQPKGNPNATVTLTEYSDFECPACRAAHVLILKPLQQKYADTVKFEFRQFPLMTIHQLALPLAEASECAADQGKFWEFVDMAYERQLEMDQEGRSVAQGDITTWSQDLNLDQDLFTRCTASRIKKDGVMAEFEQGRQLEVGGTPTFFVNGVQIPLETLDVAAVEKAITDALAKDEGRRL, from the coding sequence ATGAAAAAGTTCCTCATCGCCACATTTCTTTCCCTCCTCCTCGCCGCGTGCGTGGATACCACCGGCCTCTCGGCGGAGTCCAGTAAGCAGCCGAAGGGGAACCCCAATGCCACGGTGACGCTCACGGAGTACAGCGATTTTGAATGTCCCGCCTGCCGCGCGGCGCACGTGCTCATCCTCAAGCCCCTCCAGCAGAAGTATGCGGATACGGTGAAGTTTGAGTTCCGCCAGTTTCCCCTCATGACCATCCACCAGCTTGCCTTGCCGCTTGCGGAAGCCTCCGAGTGTGCGGCGGACCAGGGGAAGTTCTGGGAGTTCGTGGACATGGCCTACGAGCGGCAACTGGAAATGGACCAGGAAGGGCGCTCGGTGGCGCAGGGCGACATCACCACCTGGTCGCAGGACCTCAATTTGGACCAGGACCTCTTCACGCGCTGCACCGCGTCCCGCATCAAGAAGGATGGGGTGATGGCGGAGTTCGAGCAGGGCCGGCAATTGGAGGTGGGAGGGACGCCCACGTTCTTCGTCAACGGCGTCCAGATCCCCTTGGAGACGCTGGACGTCGCCGCGGTGGAGAAGGCGATTACCGACGCGTTGGCGAAGGATGAAGGGAGGAGGCTCTGA
- a CDS encoding DM13 domain-containing protein — MRLGRLSLLFALLLPLAACTARPTTEVQSVRREDLMQNPLYAERYWDELTERMVDILLREKDTLDAGTLAAVDEVRREALQHAQEESLSKQGGKLGSFVSMKETVGGLAFLHGRTLSLSPDFLTSPGADLRLLLTTMLDPRDGVFPDETSVDIGRLESPYGAQEYLLPESVKTEELRTVAVFDARLKRLYGFAQLQ, encoded by the coding sequence ATGCGCCTCGGCCGCCTCTCGCTCCTCTTCGCCCTCCTCCTGCCGCTCGCTGCGTGCACCGCCCGCCCGACAACGGAAGTGCAAAGCGTTCGCCGGGAGGACCTGATGCAAAACCCCCTCTACGCGGAGCGCTACTGGGATGAGCTCACGGAGCGCATGGTGGATATCCTGCTGCGGGAGAAGGACACATTGGATGCCGGCACGCTGGCCGCGGTGGACGAGGTGCGGCGGGAAGCTTTGCAGCACGCCCAGGAGGAATCCTTGAGCAAACAAGGCGGAAAACTCGGCTCCTTCGTTTCCATGAAAGAGACGGTGGGGGGGCTCGCCTTCCTGCACGGGCGCACGTTGTCCCTCTCCCCCGATTTCCTCACCTCCCCCGGCGCCGATCTCCGTCTCCTCCTCACTACCATGCTCGACCCGCGGGACGGGGTGTTTCCGGATGAAACGAGCGTGGACATAGGGCGCCTGGAATCACCATACGGGGCGCAGGAATACCTCCTGCCCGAGAGCGTGAAGACGGAAGAATTGCGCACCGTTGCGGTGTTCGATGCCCGGCTCAAGCGGCTGTACGGATTCGCACAGTTACAGTAA
- the dcd gene encoding dCTP deaminase produces the protein MILSDRDIKKALESGKVKIEGAGGESHIHASSMDLHLGNAFKLYEHSKFAILDPKKPETFTGNMRLITVAEGEPFIVQPGEFVLGVTQEKITVPDDLVVRVEGRSSLGRLGIIVHSTAGFVDPGFSGTITLEISNLNRLPVALYPGMRVCQIAFEQMSSPAETPYHSKPGSKYQGQMLPEESRLDRDAEFGG, from the coding sequence ATGATTTTGTCAGACCGCGACATCAAGAAGGCGTTGGAATCGGGCAAGGTGAAGATCGAAGGCGCCGGAGGGGAATCCCACATCCATGCCTCCAGCATGGATCTGCACCTGGGCAACGCCTTCAAGCTCTACGAGCACAGCAAGTTCGCCATCCTCGACCCCAAGAAACCGGAGACGTTCACGGGCAACATGCGCCTGATCACGGTGGCGGAAGGGGAGCCGTTCATCGTGCAGCCGGGGGAGTTCGTCCTGGGCGTGACGCAGGAGAAGATCACCGTGCCGGATGACTTGGTGGTCCGCGTGGAAGGCCGCAGCTCGCTGGGGCGGCTGGGCATCATCGTCCACTCCACCGCGGGGTTCGTGGATCCCGGCTTCTCCGGCACCATTACGCTGGAGATCAGCAATTTGAACCGCCTGCCCGTCGCCCTGTATCCGGGCATGCGCGTATGCCAAATCGCCTTTGAGCAGATGAGCAGCCCCGCGGAGACGCCCTACCACAGCAAGCCGGGAAGCAAGTACCAGGGGCAAATGCTCCCGGAGGAGAGCCGGCTGGACCGGGACGCGGAGTTCGGGGGTTGA
- a CDS encoding type II toxin-antitoxin system YafQ family toxin, whose translation MGKEAWEELFFRGRNDARHLERLRRYTLKPTKSFRKDMRRLKRANVDLRKLEHVLRILASGQPLPVHYRDHALHGTMHGTRGCHIAPDWLLVYMKDHEKLIVFLIRTGDHRRVLGVE comes from the coding sequence ATGGGCAAAGAAGCATGGGAAGAGCTATTCTTCCGTGGAAGAAATGATGCAAGACATCTTGAAAGACTGAGGAGATACACCCTCAAACCTACGAAAAGTTTCCGTAAGGATATGCGCCGCCTGAAGCGGGCAAACGTCGATCTTCGGAAACTGGAACACGTCCTTCGCATACTGGCATCCGGCCAACCGCTCCCCGTCCATTATCGTGATCATGCATTGCACGGAACAATGCACGGAACGCGGGGGTGTCACATCGCGCCGGACTGGCTTCTGGTGTACATGAAAGACCACGAGAAGCTGATCGTGTTCCTGATCAGGACGGGCGACCACCGGCGAGTGCTGGGGGTGGAATGA
- a CDS encoding type II toxin-antitoxin system RelB/DinJ family antitoxin, with translation MTATIQVRTDPATKRNAQKILAKLGLDLSTAINIYLVRIIATRGIPFRVVTENGFTPEKERKILKEIEWAKKHGKSYSSVEEMMQDILKD, from the coding sequence ATGACCGCAACCATCCAAGTCCGCACGGACCCGGCCACCAAGAGGAATGCGCAGAAGATCCTGGCGAAGCTTGGGCTGGACCTGAGCACGGCCATCAACATTTACCTCGTCCGCATCATCGCCACGCGGGGCATCCCCTTCCGGGTGGTGACGGAGAACGGGTTCACGCCGGAGAAGGAGCGGAAAATTCTCAAGGAGATCGAATGGGCAAAGAAGCATGGGAAGAGCTATTCTTCCGTGGAAGAAATGATGCAAGACATCTTGAAAGACTGA
- a CDS encoding PDZ domain-containing protein, translated as MRAIAAALLSFIVLGTLIAGTEPTQAYSGVSQCISVSSRLKPFQFSSSSKPASGLTRKQKAAAQKAARLARRKKPASSAASSAPQAPSIDVGLRISKNAQAFYVSAIVPGSAADQAGILPADEIRKVDGKEVYKKYTNENITDILNGPEGTSVVLEIGRQKGGGILSITIVRKKAVEKAEYALQLIDGLLHLKLEAFNRATSKPLREALAAVQWKDVKGMVVDFRTPPTGTLTGMDPIISAFLPKGTPFATIEFKDARRVQLVTNSDPLVPATLPLILLLPRWGSFSEGADVFAYNMESKRHAILIQEERGVGDVSAYLSFDDQPQDIVAYCADRIDVNLYHIGATSIAVTPVPGMDAGLLKARFFIDMGKGH; from the coding sequence ATGCGCGCCATCGCAGCCGCACTCCTCTCCTTCATCGTCCTGGGCACCCTCATTGCAGGTACGGAACCCACGCAAGCGTACAGCGGCGTTTCCCAGTGCATAAGCGTTTCTTCCCGGCTCAAACCCTTCCAATTTTCCTCCTCCTCCAAACCGGCCTCCGGCCTCACCCGCAAGCAGAAGGCCGCCGCGCAGAAGGCAGCGCGCCTGGCGCGCCGGAAGAAGCCTGCGTCCTCCGCCGCCTCTTCTGCTCCCCAAGCCCCCTCCATCGATGTGGGGCTCAGGATCAGCAAGAATGCCCAGGCGTTCTACGTCAGCGCCATCGTTCCCGGGAGCGCCGCAGACCAGGCGGGGATACTCCCCGCCGATGAGATCAGAAAAGTGGATGGAAAGGAGGTCTACAAGAAGTACACGAACGAGAACATCACCGACATCCTCAACGGCCCGGAGGGGACAAGCGTGGTGCTGGAGATTGGCCGGCAGAAAGGCGGAGGGATACTCTCGATCACGATTGTGAGGAAGAAAGCGGTGGAGAAAGCGGAGTACGCGCTGCAGCTGATTGATGGCCTGCTCCACCTCAAGTTGGAAGCATTCAACCGCGCCACGTCCAAACCCCTGCGGGAAGCCCTCGCCGCGGTGCAGTGGAAGGACGTGAAGGGCATGGTGGTGGATTTCCGCACTCCACCCACCGGCACCCTCACGGGCATGGACCCCATCATCAGCGCCTTTCTCCCCAAGGGGACGCCCTTCGCCACCATCGAGTTCAAAGATGCGCGCAGGGTCCAGCTGGTGACGAATAGTGATCCCCTTGTCCCCGCTACTCTTCCCCTCATCCTGCTCCTCCCCCGATGGGGATCCTTTAGCGAAGGGGCCGATGTCTTCGCCTATAATATGGAATCGAAGCGCCATGCCATCCTCATCCAAGAGGAGAGGGGCGTGGGGGATGTGAGCGCCTATTTGAGCTTCGATGACCAGCCACAGGATATCGTGGCCTACTGCGCCGACCGCATAGACGTGAACCTCTACCACATCGGCGCAACGAGCATTGCCGTCACTCCCGTACCGGGGATGGATGCAGGATTGCTCAAAGCCCGCTTCTTCATCGACATGGGGAAAGGCCACTGA